The stretch of DNA CCCATAATTTGTAGGATTTACAATGTTCCCTGCCACTCTGACTACAAATAAATCTCCTATACCTTGATCAAAAATAATCTCAGGTGCTACTCTTGAATCAGCGCATGCTAAGATCGCTGCAAAAGGGCTTTGACCAGTAGCAACATATTCCCTCGTGTATACAGATCTTCTTGGCCCTTTTTTCATAGCATCGACAAATCTCCTATTACCTTCCATTATTGCTTCTAGTGCTTGATCAGGTGTCTGCGGTCTTTTAGTTTCCTGAGCCATGACCTCTGATGTAGATAAAATTTGACCTAAATTTAGACCAGCCGCCGCCACGGTACCTATTCCGCCTACCTTCAGAAAATTCCTTCTTGAAAACGAGTTATCTGACATATTATC from Thermodesulfobacteriota bacterium encodes:
- a CDS encoding carbonic anhydrase, producing the protein MSDNSFSRRNFLKVGGIGTVAAAGLNLGQILSTSEVMAQETKRPQTPDQALEAIMEGNRRFVDAMKKGPRRSVYTREYVATGQSPFAAILACADSRVAPEIIFDQGIGDLFVVRVAGNIVNPTNYGLQGSLEFGVLALGARLIMVLGHSECGAVAGSIEALKKGTQFPGSINDIVQTIKPAVDIAKGEKGNLLHNSTVENVQLGVDKLNNSDPVISDLVKKGEVKVVGGNYDLKTGEVKLIN